Proteins co-encoded in one Arachis hypogaea cultivar Tifrunner chromosome 13, arahy.Tifrunner.gnm2.J5K5, whole genome shotgun sequence genomic window:
- the LOC112736957 gene encoding protein SMALL AUXIN UP-REGULATED RNA 51, protein MGFRKSNKISQSAVLKQILKRCSSLGKKNSNNNGYENNNNDPFPLDVPKGHFAVYVGENRRRYIVPISLLGNPEFQCLLRQAEEEFGFEHDMGLTIPCEEVVFLRSLTTSS, encoded by the coding sequence atggggtttagaaaatcaaacaagatttCACAAAGTGCGGTCTTGAAGCAAATATTGAAGAGGTGTTCGAGCTTAGGGAAGAAGAATAGTAACAACAATGGATATGAAAATAATAACAACGATCCTTTTCCTCTTGATGTTCCAAAAGGGCACTTTGCTGTTTATGTTGGTGAGAATAGAAGAAGGTACATTGTTCCGATTTCGTTGTTGGGTAATCCTGAATTTCAATGCCTTCTTCGTCAAGCCGAAGAAGAATTCGGGTTTGAACATGACATGGGTCTCACTATTCCCTGTGAAGAAGTTGTTTTTCTCCGCTCCTTAACTACTTCAAGTTGA